A genome region from Fusarium musae strain F31 chromosome 5, whole genome shotgun sequence includes the following:
- a CDS encoding hypothetical protein (EggNog:ENOG41), whose product MAALEFGRASNTLHQSADENQPLMPLDLATEQATAQTLPWDVDEYLSEYLSNSSSSPELPDYVQACYPFNYLPSPTTMPNHDTDMFSYTNRTIEGSSAIDQRAMSATQAVQVPQMTDIQLRAALRKPKNRRYKVTTDTPAHIRECHHLAEKQYRTRLKAQFESLLAVLPASRTNTLADRDSSPSSGQVLSRGQVLDLARERILELEEEIGIMRSITSNGYPLA is encoded by the exons ATGGCCGCTCTGGAATTTGGTCGAGCCTCCAACACCCTGCATCAAAGCGCTGATGAAAATCAGCCGCTA ATGCCTCTTGACCTAGCAACTGAGCAGG CAACTGCCCAAACCCTCCCGTGGGACGTGGATGAGTACTTATCTGAGTACTTATCCAACTCGTCCAGTTCACCTGAGCTTCCTGATTATGTGCAAGCTTGCTACCCTTTCAACTACCTGCCGAGCCCTACAACAATGCCAAACCACGACACCGACATGTTCTCTTATACCAACAGAACGATTGAAGGTTCCTCTGCGATAGACCAACGGGCTATGTCAGCAACCCAAGCGGTTCAGGTCCCACAGATGACCGATATCCAACTTCGAGCCGCTTTACGGAAGCCTAAGAACCGCCGATACAAGGTGACCACGGACACACCAGCACACATCCGAGAATGCCATCACCTCGCCGAGAAGCAGTACCGCACCCGACTCAAGGCGCAGTTCGAGAGTCTTCTAGCAGTGCTGCCGGCGTCCAGAACAAACACCCTAGCTGATAGAGACAGCTCGCCAAGCTCAGGGCAGGTCTTGAGTAGGGGTCAAGTACTTGACCTTGCACGGGAGCGTATTCTCGAgttggaagaagagattgGAATCATGAGGAGCATCACATCTAATGGATATCCCCTAGCGTGA
- a CDS encoding hypothetical protein (EggNog:ENOG41): protein MKFIYLLNLATLAMAAPKTDEEPSLSMFSGVVDTSDPVWQKIWNDAIGFEDDSSSEARSVAPVLETRACNQKDYHLCLAVWNTGCALSCRCASCFNRAMQEGF from the exons atgaagttcatctatcttctcaaccttgccacCCTGGCCATGGCCGCCCCCAAGACCGACGAAGAGCCCTCCCTCTCCATGTTCTCCGGAGTAGTCGACACCTCTGACCCCGTGTGGCAGAAGATCTGGAACGATGCCATCGGCTTCGAGGACGACAGCTCGTCTGAGGCGCGATCCGTTGCGCCTGTCCTTGAGACCAGAGCCTGTAACCAGAAGGACTATCACCTTTGCCTTGCTGTCTGGAACACTGGTTGCGCACTGAGCTGCCGCTGTGCTAGCTGCTTCAACAGAGCCA TGCAAGAGGGCTTTTAA
- a CDS encoding hypothetical protein (EggNog:ENOG41) — protein sequence DLFPQLRRLSTSSDTFITVEKCIYAIAALECKKACDDNPDHEGSQDQPHEHDHGLHKTDTACGTHLEAAFNQYSSYLEQIRCICRSAIEQGMTSLETCCMSTRTTPTKKHRSKHAKKKAAPVIPTFKPSGAGSKQVDVENAANLETVGFLVSGMDCTSCADKLLRIFGSMTGVSNAQVNFVMGKGEFDVDASITNAGEVLSFVSGASGFMLSKIIGGNYYVDVLATTAQSKGLIDNPPLGVTDVQSLDKKTVRLSYEPTTIGARDLLESVKDKCDGLAEPRGDPQLENSRRRLWDQLTKTLLAAALTIPVAVVSWSENLVDNKTEGIVSLILGTLVQCIAIPEFYRPAISAVWYSRTVEMDMLVVISITAAYVYSVVAFSFEMAGKPLDEGQFFETSTMLITLILVGRLIAAFARVQAVSAVSLRSKQNNIAVLVEKEGDREIDARLLQYGDVFKVLPHSRVPTDGVVLSGKTEVDESMLTGETLPIVKQKGSDLIAGTVNGDGTVTVQLTRLPGKNTVTDIAQLVEEAAKSRPEIQDLANKVAGWFVPAMATVAVLVLIIWIACGMEVLNYDAGKSVGNAITYAVATLAVACPCALGLAVPMVLVVAGGIAARGGIIIKSADTTEGARKTTDVVFDKTGTITEAELAVTEQVNLSGDMADNLALAKALVSGGKHPVSAAVEKHLEGQSVKAMPEVVNVQVVPGAGVEADYLDSTLRAGNARWTGADRLDDVSRLQHGGLTTLVVTRNSVPLIVFGLSAQIRPEAVRVISELKSRNINVHLVSGDQIKAVQAVAASVGISPENVVGERTPPEKRDYVASLMDQGKRVLFCGDGTNDAIAVAQANVGAQMGGGLTSSDVTQGAADVVLLNGLEGIPFLLDISKVSFQRMYFNFVWSAVYNILAITMASGAWVEFRIPPRYAGLGEMVSVVPVILAANSMFFARYFKLKE from the exons GATCTCTTCCCCCAATTACGACGCCTTTCAACTTCATCTGATACTTTTATCACTGTAGAGAAGTGCATCTATGCCATTGCCGCCCTCGAGTGCAAGAAAGCCTGTGACGACAATCCCGACCACGAAG GCTCCCAGGACCAGCCCCATGAACATGACCATGGCCTTCACAAGACCGACACAGCCTGCGGTACCCATCTCGAAGCTGCTTTCAACCAGTACAGCAGCTACCTCGAACAAATCCGCTGCATCTGCCGAAGCGCCATCGAGCAGGGAATGACATCCCTCGAAACATGCTGCATGAGCACCCGAACGACCCCAACCAAAAAGCATCGAAGCAAACatgcaaagaagaaggctgcacCTGTTATCCCCACTTTCAAACCCTCTGGGGCAGGGAGTAAGcaggttgatgttgagaacgCTGCGAATCTTGAGACAGTGGGCTTTCTTGTTAGTGGTATGGACTGTACCTCTTGTGCAGACAAGTTGCTCCGGATCTTTGGCAGTATGACTGGTGTTTCTAATGCTCAGGTCAACTTTGTCATGGGCAAAGGAGAGTTCGACGTTGATGCATCTATCACCAATGCTGGAGAGGTACTCAGCTTTGTATCTGGGGCAAGTGGCTTTATGCTTAGCAAGATCATCGGCGGGAATTACTACGTCGACGTTTTGGCTACGACTGCACAGAGCAAGGGGCTTATCGACAATCCACCTTTGGGCGTCACGGATGTTCAGTCGCTTGACAAGAAGACAGTGCGTCTCTCTTATGAACCGACTACAATCGGAGCCCGAGACCTGTTGGAGTCAGTTAAAGACAAGTGCGATGGCCTGGCTGAACCCCGTGGAGACCCTCAACTCGAAAACAGCCGCCGTCGTCTCTGGGATCAACTCACAAAGACCCTCCTCGCCGCTGCCCTCACTATCCCCGTCGCAGTGGTCTCATGGAGTGAGAACCTCGTCGACAACAAGACCGAGGGGATCGTTTCTCTAATCCTGGGTACACTTGTCCAATGCATCGCTATCCCCGAGTTCTACCGCCCTGCTATATCTGCTGTTTGGTACAGTCGAACGGTTGAGATGGACATGCTTGTCGTTATTAGTATCACCGCTGCTTACGTCTACTCTGTTGTTGCGTTTAGCTTTGAAATGGCGGGTAAACCTCTTGACGAGGGGCAATTCTTCGAGACTAGCACCATGCTTATCACGCTCATCCTCGTTGGTCGCCTCATCGCAGCTTTCGCTCGTGTCCAAGCTGTTTCAGCTGTATCTCTCAGGTCTAAGCAGAACAACATTGCTGTGCTCGTCGAGAAGGAAGGGGATCGTGAGATTGAcgctcgtcttcttcagtACGGAGACGTGTTCAAGGTTCTGCCTCACTCGAGAGTCCCTACTGATGGTGTTGTGCTCTCTGGCAAGACTGAGGTAGATGAGTCGATGCTTACGGGAGAGACACTGCCTATTGTTAAGCAGAAGGGCAGTGACTTAATTGCGGGTACTGTTAATGGAGATGGTACTGTCACTGTTCAGTTGACGCGTCTTCCTGGGAAGAACACCGTTACCGACATTGCTCAGCTTGTGGAAGAGGCTGCCAAGTCAAGACCTGAGATTCAAGACCTCGCTAACAAAGTCGCTGGCTGGTTTGTCCCCGCTATGGCTACTGTAGCTGTTCTTGTCCTTATCATATGGATCGCCTGTGGTATGGAGGTTCTCAACTACGATGCTGGAAAGAGTGTCGGCAACGCTATCACCTACGCAGTGGCTACCCTCGCAGTCGCATGCCCCTGCGCTCTTGGTCTTGCAGTTCCCATGGTTCTCGTCGTCGCTGGTGGTATCGCAGCTCGAggtggtatcatcatcaaatcGGCTGATACTACCGAGGGAGCACGCAAGACTACCGATGTTGTTTTTGACAAGACTGGTACGATCACCGAGGCCGAGCTTGCTGTGACTGAGCAGGTTAATCTAAGTGGGGATATGGCAGATAACCTTGCTTTggccaaggctcttgtttCTGGAGGTAAACATCCTGTCTCAGCTGCCGTCGAGAAGCATCTAGAAGGACAGTCCGTCAAGGCCATGCCCGAGGTGGTCAATGTTCAAGTTGTTCCAGGCGCTGGAGTCGAGGCTGACTACTTGGACTCAACCCTCAGAGCCGGCAATGCTCGATGGACTGGAGCTGATAGACTGGACGATGTGTCGCGCCTTCAGCATGGTGGTCTCACTACTCTTGTCGTGACTCGCAACTCTGTTCCTCTTATCGTCTTTGGCCTCTCAGCTCAGATCCGCCCAGAAGCAGTGCGAGTTATTTCTGAGCTCAAGTCTCGCAACATCAACGTTCACCTTGTTTCCGGGGACCAGATTAAGGCTGTCCAAGCTGTGGCAGCATCTGTTGGTATCTCCCCCGAGAACGTGGTTGGTGAGCGTACTCCGCCTGAGAAGAGAGACTATGTGGCTTCACTGATGGATCAGGGCAAACGTGTCCTCTTTTGTGGCGATGGCACGAATGACGCTATCGCCGTAGCGCAAGCCAATGTTGGCGCTCAGATGGGAGGTGGTTTGACTAGCAGCGATGTGACACAGGGTGCAGCAGATGTCGTTCTTCTGAACGGTCTTGAAGGGATTCCCTTCCTTCTTGATATCAGCAAAGTCTCATTCCAGCGCATGTACTTCAACTTTGTATGGTCTGCTGTTTACAATATCCTGGCGATCACGATGGCTAGCGGCGCTTGGGTTGAGTTCAGGATTCCGCCTCGGTATGCTGGTTTAGGAGAAATGGTTAGCGTGGTCCCTGTCATTCTTGCTGCCAACTCCATGTTCTTTGCGCGATACTTTAAGCTCAAGGAATGA